In a single window of the Micromonospora sp. WMMD1155 genome:
- a CDS encoding CARDB domain-containing protein, giving the protein MRRTNLFRMVAATAAATLIATAGATAVANPAAARPADTAAAPSSGFAPAATNLAQGRPTQESGHADVYDSSKVVDGNAGSYWESVNNAFPQWVQVDLGAAQSVNQVVLKLPTNGWATRTQTLSVRGSTNGSSFTDLVGSQTYTFNPASASTVTINFTSTSTRYVRITVTANSGWPAGQLSELEVYGSGGTTPDTTAPSVPGTLSQSTSGSTITLNWGASTDSGGSGLAGYNVYRGGNLIATLGTVLTYQDTQPATATVSYYVRSRDGAGNLSGNSNTVTRTGSNPPACTNVAQGKSMTASGSTFTFTPDKANDGQLGTYWEGAASYPQNLTVALGANHSISGVTVKLNPDSAWGTRTQTIQVLGRDQASSSYTSLVSAAAYQFVQGTNVVTIPVSATTADVQLRFTGNTGAPSGQVAELEVCGTPAPNPDLVVSSVTWSPSSPSEASSVTLSAVVQNIGSAAAGATTVNFSLAGAVVGSATVGALAAGASTTVSFNAGTRPMGSYAVSAVVDPTNTIVEQNNGNNSFTAASPLVVTQAPGPDLQVLSIASNPPNPAVGASVTFTVAVRNRGTTATGATTVTRLVAGGTTLNTNTASIAAGATVTVAVSGSWTATSGGATLTATADATNVVAETNETNNAFSQSIVVGRGAAVPYTSYEAEAGRYSGTLLETDPLRTFGHTNFASESSGRKSVRLTSTGQFVEFTSANQANSIVVRNSIPDAPGGGGIEATISLYVNDVFSRKLTLSSKHSWLYGNTDGPEALTNTPQADARRLFDESNALLAQSYPAGTRFKLQRDSGDTASFYVIDMIDLEQVAPPASQPAGCTSITSYGAVPNDGLDDTAAIQRAVTDDQNGVIGCVWIPAGQWRQEQKILTDDPLNRGTHNQVGISNVTIRGAGMWHSQLYTLTEPQNVVGGINHPHEGNFGFDIDKNTQISDIAIFGSGRIRGGDGNAEGGVGLNGRFGTGTKISNVWIEHANVGVWVGRDYDNIPDLWGPADGLEFTGMRIRNTYADGINFSNGTRNSRVFNSSFRTTGDDALAVWANPYVKDRTVDIAHDNHFVNNTIQLPWRANGIAIYGGYDNSIENNLIYDTANYPGIMLATDHDPLPFSGTTLIANNGLYRTGGAFWNEDQEFGAITLFPSTRDIVGVTIRDTDIIDSTYDGIQFKNGGGNMPNVAITNVRIDKSNNGAGILAMSGARGNANLTNVTITNSADGNIVIQPGSQFVITP; this is encoded by the coding sequence ATGAGACGAACGAATCTGTTCAGGATGGTCGCGGCGACAGCCGCGGCCACGCTGATCGCCACGGCGGGGGCGACCGCCGTCGCGAACCCGGCCGCCGCCCGCCCCGCCGACACGGCGGCCGCGCCGAGCAGCGGCTTCGCCCCGGCCGCCACCAACCTCGCCCAGGGCCGCCCCACCCAGGAGAGCGGCCACGCCGACGTCTACGACTCGTCCAAGGTCGTCGACGGCAACGCGGGCAGCTACTGGGAGAGCGTCAACAACGCGTTCCCGCAGTGGGTGCAGGTCGACCTCGGCGCAGCGCAGAGCGTCAACCAGGTCGTGCTGAAGCTGCCGACGAACGGCTGGGCGACCCGGACGCAGACGCTGAGCGTGCGAGGCAGCACGAACGGTTCGTCGTTCACCGACCTGGTCGGGTCGCAGACGTACACCTTCAACCCGGCGAGCGCCAGCACTGTCACGATCAACTTCACCTCGACCTCCACCCGGTACGTCCGGATCACCGTCACCGCGAACAGCGGCTGGCCGGCCGGGCAGCTCTCCGAGCTGGAGGTGTACGGCAGCGGAGGCACCACCCCGGACACCACCGCGCCGAGCGTCCCGGGGACGCTGTCGCAGAGCACGTCGGGCAGCACGATCACGCTGAACTGGGGTGCCTCCACCGATTCCGGTGGCAGTGGCCTGGCGGGCTACAACGTCTACCGGGGTGGCAACCTGATCGCGACGCTGGGCACCGTGCTCACCTACCAGGACACCCAGCCGGCCACCGCCACCGTCTCGTACTACGTCCGTTCCCGTGACGGCGCGGGCAACCTGTCCGGCAACAGCAACACCGTCACCCGGACCGGCAGCAACCCGCCCGCCTGCACCAACGTGGCGCAGGGCAAGAGCATGACGGCGAGCGGCTCCACCTTCACCTTCACGCCGGACAAGGCGAACGACGGGCAGCTCGGCACCTACTGGGAGGGCGCGGCGAGCTACCCGCAGAACCTGACGGTGGCGCTGGGCGCGAACCACTCGATCTCCGGCGTCACCGTCAAGCTCAACCCCGACTCGGCCTGGGGCACCCGTACCCAGACCATCCAGGTCCTCGGCCGCGACCAGGCGTCGTCGTCGTACACCAGTCTGGTGTCGGCGGCGGCCTACCAGTTCGTGCAGGGCACCAACGTGGTGACCATCCCGGTCAGCGCGACCACCGCGGACGTGCAGTTGCGGTTCACCGGCAACACCGGTGCGCCGTCCGGCCAGGTCGCGGAGCTCGAGGTGTGCGGCACCCCGGCACCCAACCCGGACCTGGTGGTCAGCTCGGTGACCTGGTCACCGTCGTCGCCCAGCGAGGCCAGCTCGGTCACCCTGTCGGCGGTGGTGCAGAACATCGGATCCGCCGCCGCGGGGGCCACCACCGTCAACTTCAGCCTGGCCGGCGCGGTCGTGGGCAGCGCCACGGTGGGCGCGCTCGCGGCGGGTGCTTCGACCACCGTGTCGTTCAACGCCGGTACGCGGCCGATGGGCAGTTACGCCGTCTCGGCGGTGGTCGATCCGACGAACACGATCGTCGAGCAGAACAACGGCAACAACAGCTTCACCGCGGCGTCGCCACTGGTGGTGACGCAGGCCCCGGGCCCGGACCTTCAGGTGCTCAGCATCGCCTCGAACCCGCCGAACCCGGCGGTCGGGGCGTCCGTCACGTTCACCGTGGCGGTCCGCAACCGGGGTACCACCGCGACCGGCGCGACCACTGTCACCCGGCTGGTGGCGGGCGGCACCACGCTCAACACCAACACCGCCTCGATCGCGGCCGGCGCGACGGTCACCGTGGCGGTCAGCGGCAGTTGGACCGCCACCAGCGGCGGTGCCACGCTCACCGCCACCGCTGACGCCACGAACGTGGTCGCCGAGACCAACGAGACCAACAACGCGTTCAGCCAGTCGATAGTGGTCGGGCGCGGGGCCGCCGTCCCGTACACCTCCTACGAGGCGGAGGCCGGTCGTTACTCGGGCACGCTGCTGGAGACCGACCCGCTGCGGACCTTCGGGCACACCAACTTCGCGAGCGAGTCCTCGGGCCGCAAGTCGGTACGCCTCACCAGCACCGGCCAGTTCGTGGAGTTCACCTCGGCCAACCAGGCCAACTCCATCGTGGTGCGCAACTCCATCCCGGACGCTCCCGGTGGCGGCGGCATCGAGGCGACGATCAGCCTCTACGTCAACGACGTGTTCTCCCGGAAGCTGACCCTGTCGTCCAAGCACAGTTGGCTCTACGGCAACACCGACGGGCCGGAGGCGCTGACCAACACCCCGCAGGCCGACGCGCGGCGGCTCTTCGACGAGTCGAACGCGCTGCTGGCGCAGTCGTACCCGGCGGGCACCCGGTTCAAGCTGCAGCGCGACTCGGGTGACACCGCCTCGTTCTACGTCATCGACATGATCGACCTGGAGCAGGTGGCGCCTCCGGCGAGCCAGCCGGCCGGCTGTACCTCGATCACGTCGTACGGCGCGGTTCCGAACGACGGGCTCGACGACACCGCCGCGATCCAGCGGGCGGTGACCGACGACCAGAACGGCGTCATCGGCTGTGTCTGGATCCCCGCCGGGCAGTGGCGGCAGGAGCAGAAGATCCTGACCGACGACCCGCTGAACCGGGGTACGCACAACCAGGTCGGCATCAGCAACGTCACGATCCGGGGCGCCGGTATGTGGCACTCGCAGCTGTACACGCTGACCGAGCCGCAGAACGTGGTGGGTGGTATCAACCACCCGCACGAGGGCAACTTCGGCTTCGACATCGACAAGAACACCCAGATCTCCGACATCGCCATCTTCGGCTCCGGCCGGATCCGGGGTGGTGACGGCAACGCCGAGGGTGGCGTGGGCCTGAACGGTCGGTTCGGCACCGGCACGAAGATCAGCAATGTGTGGATCGAACACGCCAACGTGGGTGTCTGGGTGGGCCGCGACTACGACAACATCCCCGACCTGTGGGGACCGGCCGACGGGCTGGAGTTCACCGGCATGCGGATCCGCAACACGTACGCCGACGGCATCAACTTCAGCAACGGCACGCGCAACTCGCGGGTGTTCAACTCGTCGTTCCGCACCACCGGCGACGACGCGCTCGCGGTCTGGGCCAACCCGTACGTCAAGGACCGCACCGTCGACATCGCGCACGACAACCACTTCGTCAACAACACCATCCAGTTGCCCTGGCGGGCGAACGGCATCGCCATCTACGGCGGCTACGACAACTCGATCGAGAACAACCTGATCTACGACACCGCGAACTACCCGGGCATCATGCTGGCGACCGACCACGACCCGCTCCCGTTCTCCGGCACCACGTTGATCGCCAACAACGGGCTCTACCGCACCGGCGGCGCATTCTGGAACGAGGACCAGGAATTCGGTGCCATCACCCTCTTCCCCTCCACCCGGGACATCGTCGGGGTCACCATCCGCGACACCGACATCATCGATTCCACGTACGACGGCATCCAGTTCAAGAACGGCGGCGGCAACATGCCGAACGTCGCCATCACCAACGTGCGGATCGACAAGTCCAACAACGGCGCCGGCATCCTCGCGATGAGCGGCGCGCGCGGCAACGCCAACCTGACGAACGTGACGATCACCAACTCGGCCGACGGCAACATCGTCATCCAGCCCGGCTCGCAGTTCGTCATCACCCCCTGA
- a CDS encoding GNAT family N-acetyltransferase yields MTVVTTERLILRDWTDDPADLARIYDIYSRPDITRWLAVSPGLPMTDPAQAAERLQIWRDRHAADDGRYGTWAIEVRETGQVAGTVLLKPIPGIDEAVLTEHIETGWHLHPDSWGHGYATEAAGALLAREFATGTPEVYALVSPGNEPSMAVCRRLGMAHVGQRTEWYGGELLETFVLRASAA; encoded by the coding sequence ATGACTGTTGTCACGACCGAACGCCTCATCCTGCGCGATTGGACCGATGATCCGGCGGATCTGGCCAGGATCTACGACATCTACTCCCGTCCGGACATCACCCGTTGGCTGGCCGTGTCGCCCGGCCTGCCGATGACCGACCCGGCCCAGGCCGCCGAGCGGCTGCAGATCTGGCGGGACCGGCACGCGGCCGACGACGGCCGGTACGGCACCTGGGCGATCGAGGTACGCGAGACCGGTCAGGTGGCGGGCACGGTGTTGCTCAAGCCGATCCCCGGCATCGACGAGGCGGTGCTCACCGAGCACATCGAGACGGGCTGGCACCTGCACCCGGACTCGTGGGGCCACGGGTACGCCACCGAGGCGGCAGGTGCGCTCCTGGCGCGGGAGTTCGCCACCGGCACCCCGGAGGTCTACGCGCTGGTGTCGCCGGGCAACGAGCCGTCGATGGCGGTCTGCCGGCGGCTCGGGATGGCGCACGTGGGGCAGCGCACGGAATGGTACGGCGGCGAGTTGTTGGAGACCTTCGTGTTGAGGGCGTCGGCTGCCTGA